A genome region from Glutamicibacter arilaitensis Re117 includes the following:
- a CDS encoding Cof-type HAD-IIB family hydrolase, with translation MTVMTKIGNDDRLDKQKLMICLDVDGTIVNHQGQMSQRVRDAARAVVERGHEVVISTGRSLGAALPVMEELGIDHGYVVVSNGGVLAKVTGSDIEVIHREVFDPSAALKALWKQLPKAKYALENERGEFLSNESFGDASFGAETKVVDFDELLENKAVRVVVFSTDNTAEEFGHAVQGLGLSGVTYSVGWTAWLDIAADGTTKASGLERLRAILKFDLADSLAVGDGRNDIEMLQWAGHGVAMGQAPDEVKDAADAVTEGVDDDGLAIVLEELLQD, from the coding sequence ATGACAGTAATGACAAAGATCGGCAACGACGACCGACTCGATAAGCAGAAATTGATGATTTGCCTTGATGTTGACGGAACTATCGTCAACCACCAAGGACAGATGAGCCAGCGGGTACGCGATGCGGCCCGGGCAGTGGTGGAACGAGGCCACGAAGTGGTCATTTCCACCGGGCGTTCCCTCGGGGCCGCCTTGCCGGTGATGGAAGAGCTGGGCATCGACCACGGCTATGTGGTCGTGAGCAATGGCGGTGTGCTCGCCAAGGTCACCGGATCAGATATCGAAGTGATCCACCGCGAGGTCTTCGATCCTTCAGCAGCGCTCAAGGCGCTATGGAAGCAGCTGCCCAAAGCCAAGTACGCGCTGGAAAATGAGCGCGGCGAATTCCTTTCCAACGAGTCTTTTGGCGATGCCAGCTTTGGTGCCGAAACCAAGGTCGTGGATTTCGATGAATTGCTGGAGAACAAGGCCGTGCGCGTTGTCGTGTTCTCCACGGATAATACTGCCGAGGAGTTCGGCCATGCAGTGCAGGGCCTGGGCTTATCCGGGGTGACTTACTCGGTAGGCTGGACCGCTTGGCTGGATATCGCCGCCGACGGCACCACCAAGGCCAGCGGCCTGGAGCGACTGCGCGCCATCTTGAAGTTCGACCTGGCCGATTCCCTGGCCGTGGGCGATGGCCGCAACGACATTGAAATGCTCCAGTGGGCTGGCCACGGCGTGGCCATGGGCCAGGCGCCAGACGAGGTCAAGGACGCAGCGGATGCTGTGACCGAGGGCGTCGACGACGACGGTTTGGCGATCGTCCTCGAAGAACTGCTGCAGGACTAG
- the serS gene encoding serine--tRNA ligase, whose translation MIDLKMLTENPDMYRASQRARGADESLIDQLLAADTARRETIATYERLRAEQNAFSKKVGKAKGDERAALLAEVKELAASVKSAQAESDAAAAKCTALQRSIPNLIIDGIPAGGEDDFTVVKHVGTVRDFKAEGFEPLDHLQLAEKLDAIDMERGAKVSGSRFYFLKGIGARLEIAMMNMALDVAMEHEFIPMITPTLVRPETMQGTGFDVEHDDEIYKLERDNMYLVGTSEVALAGYHADEIMDLAEGSIRYAGWSSCYRREAGSAGKDTRGIIRVHQFNKLEMFVYTSVENAEAEHAKLLAMEEDMLGRMELPYRVIDTAAGDLGMSAARKFDCEAWVPTQDTFRELTSTSNCTTFQARRLNIREREIIDGKPGKTRSVATLNGTLATTRWIVAILENHQNPDGSVNVPKALQPYLGGIEVLK comes from the coding sequence GTGATCGACCTTAAAATGCTCACCGAAAATCCGGATATGTACCGCGCCTCGCAACGCGCGCGCGGTGCCGACGAGTCGTTAATTGACCAGCTGCTGGCAGCTGACACGGCGCGTCGTGAAACCATTGCTACCTACGAGCGCCTGCGTGCCGAGCAGAATGCGTTCTCCAAGAAGGTCGGCAAGGCCAAGGGCGATGAACGCGCCGCCCTGCTTGCCGAGGTCAAGGAGCTCGCTGCTTCGGTCAAGTCTGCCCAGGCAGAGTCTGACGCGGCCGCTGCCAAGTGCACCGCACTGCAGCGCTCGATCCCGAACCTGATCATCGACGGCATCCCAGCCGGCGGCGAAGATGACTTCACTGTCGTCAAGCACGTAGGTACCGTTCGCGACTTCAAGGCCGAAGGGTTCGAGCCGCTGGACCACCTGCAGCTGGCTGAGAAGCTGGATGCCATCGATATGGAACGCGGCGCCAAGGTCTCCGGCTCGCGCTTCTACTTCCTCAAGGGCATCGGCGCCCGCTTGGAAATCGCGATGATGAACATGGCCCTGGACGTGGCCATGGAGCACGAGTTCATCCCGATGATTACCCCGACCCTGGTTCGCCCCGAAACCATGCAGGGCACCGGCTTCGATGTCGAGCACGACGACGAGATCTACAAGCTCGAGCGCGACAACATGTACCTGGTCGGCACCTCCGAGGTGGCCTTGGCCGGCTATCATGCCGATGAGATCATGGACCTGGCCGAAGGCTCGATCCGCTACGCCGGTTGGTCCTCCTGCTACCGTCGCGAGGCTGGTTCGGCCGGCAAGGACACCCGTGGCATCATCCGCGTGCACCAGTTCAACAAGCTGGAGATGTTCGTCTACACCAGCGTGGAGAACGCCGAGGCAGAGCACGCGAAGCTGCTGGCCATGGAAGAGGACATGCTTGGACGCATGGAACTTCCATACCGCGTGATCGACACCGCCGCCGGCGACCTGGGCATGAGCGCGGCTCGCAAGTTCGACTGCGAAGCTTGGGTTCCAACCCAGGACACCTTCCGCGAGCTGACCTCGACCTCCAACTGCACCACCTTCCAGGCCCGCCGCCTGAACATCCGCGAACGCGAGATCATCGACGGCAAGCCAGGAAAGACCCGTTCGGTGGCAACCCTGAACGGCACCTTGGCCACCACCCGCTGGATCGTCGCGATTCTGGAAAACCACCAGAACCCTGACGGCTCGGTCAACGTGCCCAAGGCCCTGCAGCCTTACCTTGGCGGGATCGAAGTCCTCAAGTAA
- a CDS encoding diacylglycerol/lipid kinase family protein, translating to MQTNRVIVFSAVAAAAAAAATSWYSVRKLSHYSKPLVKQPEAAEQAVATKVAIVINPSKSGAEEAKEAVERVCAEAGLEAPLIIETTKENAGQDAAREALDAQCDTILAAGGDGTIRAVAEVLEGTDASLGILPLGTGNLLARNVDIPLDDLHTAALVAVRGMVRRIDVGHMKLKLLDGEQADHAFLVIAGVGTDADLFDDTNEELKSKVGWLAYSEAGLRQLPGQRKKVSFKLADDENWQTRKVRSVLFANCGKLQGLDFVPDAKIDDGVLDAVILSPRSAAGWTWILLKTAFRAKNKIPVMSFYQTAGVSLRCDEPMNTQIDGDPTGQVNELQVSVNPSALRLRTP from the coding sequence ATGCAGACAAATCGTGTGATCGTTTTCTCTGCCGTGGCTGCCGCAGCTGCCGCCGCGGCGACCAGTTGGTATTCGGTGCGCAAGCTTTCGCACTACAGCAAGCCGCTAGTCAAGCAGCCCGAAGCAGCGGAACAGGCAGTCGCCACCAAGGTTGCCATTGTCATCAATCCTTCCAAGTCAGGGGCTGAGGAAGCAAAGGAAGCCGTGGAGCGCGTCTGCGCCGAAGCGGGCCTGGAAGCCCCCCTGATCATTGAGACGACCAAGGAGAATGCCGGCCAGGATGCGGCCCGCGAAGCGCTGGATGCGCAATGCGACACAATTCTGGCTGCCGGCGGCGATGGAACCATCCGCGCCGTGGCGGAAGTGCTCGAAGGCACCGATGCTTCCTTGGGAATCCTTCCGCTGGGCACCGGCAACCTGCTGGCCCGCAACGTGGATATTCCCCTCGATGACCTGCACACCGCAGCCCTGGTTGCCGTGCGCGGAATGGTCCGGCGCATCGACGTCGGGCATATGAAGCTGAAGCTGCTGGACGGAGAGCAGGCAGACCACGCGTTCTTGGTGATCGCCGGGGTGGGAACTGATGCCGACCTGTTTGACGACACCAATGAAGAACTGAAGTCCAAGGTTGGCTGGCTGGCCTATTCCGAAGCCGGCCTGCGCCAGCTGCCCGGCCAGCGCAAGAAGGTGAGCTTCAAGCTGGCAGATGACGAGAACTGGCAGACCCGCAAGGTCCGCTCGGTGCTCTTCGCCAACTGCGGCAAGCTGCAGGGCCTGGATTTCGTGCCCGACGCAAAGATCGACGACGGGGTGCTGGACGCGGTGATCCTTTCGCCCCGCTCGGCCGCCGGCTGGACCTGGATCCTGCTCAAGACCGCCTTCCGCGCCAAGAACAAGATTCCGGTAATGAGCTTCTACCAGACCGCAGGGGTGTCGCTGCGCTGCGATGAGCCGATGAACACCCAGATTGACGGGGACCCTACCGGCCAGGTCAACGAACTGCAGGTCTCGGTGAACCCGAGCGCCCTGCGCCTACGCACCCCGTAA
- the pheA gene encoding prephenate dehydratase: MSYAYLGPAGTFTESALLQVPGAADAQRIPASSVNVALSMVREGSVEAAMVPIENSVEGGVSATLDAIAQGEALQIVAEILVPISFVLAVRPGIDSLEQIKRISTHGHAWAQCRLWAEANIPQAAFTPASSTAAGALALEEAEPPHDAAICSPLVAQERGLKVLARGVEDNQGAVTRFILVTRPGKIPAPTKVDKSTLILPLPEDRPGALMEILEQFTARGVNLSRIESRPTGQGLGQYFFSVDFEGHVADERVAAALSGLHRLSPELRFLGSYPAAEGVEPFVDAHNSDAAFSEARDWVKSLRERL; this comes from the coding sequence ATGAGCTATGCCTATCTGGGACCTGCCGGCACTTTCACCGAGTCGGCCCTGCTGCAGGTTCCCGGGGCAGCCGATGCGCAGCGGATTCCCGCATCCAGCGTCAACGTGGCCCTGTCCATGGTGCGCGAAGGCAGCGTGGAAGCGGCGATGGTTCCGATCGAGAACTCGGTAGAGGGCGGCGTTTCAGCCACTCTGGATGCGATCGCGCAGGGCGAGGCCCTGCAGATCGTCGCCGAAATCCTCGTTCCGATCTCTTTCGTGCTTGCCGTGCGCCCTGGCATCGATTCGCTGGAGCAGATCAAGCGGATCTCCACCCACGGGCATGCCTGGGCGCAGTGCCGCCTCTGGGCCGAAGCCAACATCCCGCAAGCGGCCTTCACCCCGGCCTCATCCACGGCCGCCGGCGCCCTGGCGCTCGAAGAGGCCGAACCGCCGCATGATGCGGCGATCTGCTCTCCGCTGGTGGCCCAGGAACGCGGCCTGAAGGTGCTGGCACGCGGGGTCGAAGACAACCAGGGAGCGGTCACCCGCTTCATCCTGGTCACCCGCCCCGGAAAGATCCCGGCACCGACCAAGGTGGATAAATCCACGCTGATCCTGCCGCTGCCAGAGGACCGTCCCGGTGCGCTGATGGAAATCCTGGAACAGTTCACCGCTCGCGGAGTGAACCTTTCACGCATTGAATCGCGTCCTACCGGCCAAGGGTTGGGGCAGTACTTCTTCTCCGTGGACTTCGAGGGCCATGTGGCCGATGAACGCGTGGCTGCGGCCTTATCCGGCTTGCACCGGCTCTCCCCGGAACTGCGCTTCCTGGGTTCCTACCCGGCCGCCGAAGGTGTCGAGCCTTTTGTCGATGCGCACAATTCCGACGCGGCGTTCAGCGAAGCCCGCGATTGGGTCAAGTCGCTTCGCGAACGCCTGTAA
- a CDS encoding rhodanese-like domain-containing protein produces MSDFETVSVNDVPKDAFILDVREDFEWEAGRAAGATHVVLGTLPERVGELDPDVDTYVICRTGGRSAQAAAWLTGMGYTAFNIAGGSDAWLEAGLPMEAENGQEPTVR; encoded by the coding sequence ATGAGCGATTTCGAAACTGTCTCGGTCAACGATGTCCCGAAGGACGCCTTCATCCTTGATGTGCGCGAAGACTTCGAATGGGAAGCCGGACGAGCTGCCGGGGCCACCCACGTTGTGCTTGGCACCCTGCCAGAGCGCGTGGGCGAGCTGGACCCGGATGTCGATACCTACGTGATTTGCCGTACCGGCGGGCGTTCTGCGCAGGCCGCAGCATGGCTGACCGGCATGGGCTACACCGCGTTCAACATCGCCGGCGGTTCCGACGCATGGCTTGAAGCGGGCCTGCCGATGGAAGCCGAGAACGGCCAGGAGCCAACCGTACGATGA
- a CDS encoding amino acid permease, translating to MTEPAPSQDGLKRGLKARHMQMIAIGGSIGTGLFVASGGTIAQAGPGGSLVAYALIGMMVLLLMQSLGEMSARLPVAGSFQTYASVFVNRHFGFAIGWNYWFNWAITVAAELVAAGIIMSYWFPDTPGWIWAGLFLILLTGLNALSAKAFGEGEYWLAAIKVITVVVFLICGVAMIFGILGDSTPGFSNWTDGEAPFVGGWLSIVSVFMIAGFSFQGTELIGVAAGEAENPKRDIPRAIKAIFWRIMLFYIGAIFVIGMLIPYLDPSLLSSEASDITTSPFTLVFERAGVAFAAALMNAVILSAILSAGNSGLYASSRMLYSMALDGKAPKIFARLNKRGVPMPAMLLTASVGLFGFLTAIVGQGSAYTWLLNVSGLSGFIAWIGIAVCHYKFRKAYIASGQDLANLPYKAPLFPLGPVLAFVILIVVIIGQNYQAIVDGNLLQMASSYIGLPIFLLLWLGHWLATRKQPAVAIDPWTAKLN from the coding sequence ATGACTGAGCCCGCACCGTCTCAGGACGGTCTGAAGCGTGGCCTCAAAGCACGCCATATGCAGATGATTGCCATTGGCGGCTCGATTGGTACCGGACTATTTGTCGCGTCCGGCGGCACCATTGCCCAAGCAGGACCCGGTGGGTCACTGGTGGCCTACGCACTGATCGGCATGATGGTGTTGCTCCTGATGCAGTCACTGGGTGAAATGAGCGCCCGGCTCCCGGTAGCCGGCTCGTTCCAGACCTACGCGTCGGTCTTCGTGAACCGCCACTTCGGCTTCGCGATCGGCTGGAACTACTGGTTCAACTGGGCCATCACCGTGGCCGCTGAACTGGTGGCTGCTGGCATCATCATGTCCTACTGGTTCCCCGATACACCGGGATGGATCTGGGCAGGGCTCTTCCTGATCCTGCTCACCGGATTGAACGCGCTGTCGGCCAAGGCCTTCGGCGAGGGCGAATACTGGCTGGCCGCGATCAAGGTCATCACCGTCGTGGTCTTCTTGATCTGCGGCGTCGCGATGATCTTCGGCATCTTGGGGGATTCAACCCCGGGATTCAGCAACTGGACCGATGGTGAAGCTCCCTTTGTGGGCGGCTGGCTGTCCATTGTCTCGGTCTTCATGATCGCTGGCTTCTCATTCCAGGGTACCGAGCTGATCGGCGTTGCCGCCGGTGAAGCCGAGAACCCGAAGCGCGATATCCCCAGGGCCATCAAGGCGATCTTCTGGCGCATCATGCTCTTCTACATCGGCGCGATCTTCGTCATCGGCATGCTGATCCCGTACCTGGATCCTTCGCTGCTGTCTTCCGAAGCCTCGGATATCACCACCTCGCCATTCACCCTGGTCTTCGAGCGTGCAGGCGTGGCCTTCGCTGCTGCGCTGATGAACGCCGTGATCCTCTCGGCCATCCTCTCGGCGGGCAACTCCGGACTATATGCCTCATCACGCATGCTTTATTCGATGGCGCTCGACGGCAAGGCACCAAAGATCTTTGCCCGCTTGAACAAGCGCGGCGTACCGATGCCGGCAATGCTCTTGACCGCCTCGGTAGGCCTCTTTGGTTTCCTGACCGCCATTGTCGGACAGGGTTCGGCCTACACGTGGCTGCTGAACGTATCCGGCCTTTCCGGCTTTATCGCCTGGATAGGTATCGCGGTGTGCCACTACAAGTTCCGCAAGGCGTATATCGCCAGCGGCCAAGACCTGGCGAACCTTCCGTACAAGGCGCCGCTGTTCCCATTGGGCCCGGTCCTAGCCTTCGTCATCCTGATCGTGGTGATCATCGGCCAGAACTACCAGGCGATCGTGGATGGAAACTTGCTGCAGATGGCTTCGAGCTACATCGGCCTGCCGATCTTCCTGCTGCTCTGGCTGGGCCACTGGCTGGCTACCCGCAAGCAGCCAGCCGTGGCCATCGATCCATGGACCGCGAAGCTGAACTAG
- a CDS encoding DUF4190 domain-containing protein, translating to MSYYPYPQNPYQRPPESASLSVASLVLGILSLLGFSVIILVPLAGVITGHLAYRREPASRGLSLAGLITSWVGLALAIVIYAAVIWFFWAVSTGFGYDSYYDNVTFSQGLLR from the coding sequence ATGAGCTATTACCCGTATCCGCAGAACCCCTATCAACGACCGCCAGAGTCCGCCAGCCTGTCGGTGGCTTCCCTGGTGCTGGGTATCTTGTCGTTGCTGGGCTTCTCTGTCATTATCCTTGTTCCGTTGGCAGGAGTCATCACAGGACACCTGGCTTATCGGCGCGAACCTGCTTCCCGCGGGCTATCGCTGGCCGGGCTGATCACCTCATGGGTCGGATTAGCCCTTGCCATCGTCATTTATGCCGCGGTGATCTGGTTCTTCTGGGCGGTATCCACAGGCTTCGGCTACGACTCGTATTACGACAACGTGACCTTCTCACAAGGGCTTCTTCGATAA
- a CDS encoding amidase — MFPSSTLKLRDELARGERSSREVTEHCLARIEEQADLGAFVHVAENAMEAAAAADAAHARGEIGRLHGLPTAFKDLNEVAGMPTTYGTAAMPTTVAERDHSLVARLRSEGVVILGKTQVPEFGLSSYSENLVAAPSRNPLDPTRSSGGSSGGQAAAIAAGMIPLGPGSDGGGSVRIPAAACGLVGLKPSLGRIPSDVLDGYNDPMGAPKLAVSGPLAHDALDAALLLDAMRGKDHYLPLLQGSYPERLSDLKIGYSTHSPFEPVYEISLAPEARDAFTQGLERLGQRHRVEPADLHYAEDYPETFAAVWTNGLKHVPVSDDSLLGELARDFRGRAADRSLEQSLQAGSRLKQIAADFVRQWSAFDVVATPAMASIPPSIGHYTQSTADVDYMLQCQYAPYTSMVNVASVAAITIPVGHSKEGLPMSIQLISPRSDEGLLLALAAQIQL; from the coding sequence ATGTTTCCCTCAAGCACCCTGAAATTGCGAGACGAATTGGCCCGCGGCGAGCGTTCAAGCCGCGAGGTCACCGAGCACTGCCTTGCGCGCATCGAAGAGCAGGCGGACCTAGGCGCTTTCGTGCACGTGGCAGAAAATGCCATGGAAGCAGCGGCCGCGGCCGATGCGGCGCATGCCCGCGGGGAAATCGGCCGCCTGCACGGACTGCCCACCGCCTTCAAGGACCTGAACGAGGTGGCCGGGATGCCCACCACCTACGGCACCGCGGCCATGCCGACAACGGTAGCCGAACGCGACCATTCACTGGTGGCCCGGCTGCGCTCCGAAGGCGTGGTGATCCTGGGCAAGACGCAGGTTCCGGAGTTCGGGTTGAGCAGCTATTCGGAGAACCTCGTCGCTGCCCCATCACGTAATCCACTGGATCCCACGCGCTCTTCCGGCGGATCCTCCGGCGGGCAGGCCGCGGCCATTGCCGCCGGCATGATTCCGCTGGGACCGGGATCCGATGGCGGCGGTTCGGTTCGCATCCCCGCGGCGGCCTGCGGACTGGTTGGACTCAAGCCCTCATTGGGACGCATTCCCAGCGATGTCCTTGATGGCTACAACGACCCCATGGGAGCCCCGAAACTGGCAGTCTCCGGCCCGTTGGCCCATGATGCTTTGGATGCAGCCCTGCTGCTTGATGCCATGCGCGGCAAGGACCATTACCTGCCACTGCTGCAGGGAAGCTATCCCGAGCGCCTGTCCGACTTGAAAATCGGGTACAGCACCCATTCTCCTTTTGAACCGGTCTATGAGATTTCGCTGGCGCCCGAAGCCCGGGACGCCTTTACCCAGGGCCTTGAACGCCTGGGGCAACGCCACCGCGTCGAGCCAGCCGATCTGCACTATGCCGAGGATTATCCTGAAACCTTCGCGGCGGTGTGGACCAATGGGCTGAAGCACGTTCCGGTTTCCGATGATTCGCTGCTCGGTGAGCTGGCCAGGGACTTCCGCGGCCGTGCCGCTGACCGCTCGCTGGAACAGAGCCTGCAGGCCGGATCGAGGTTGAAGCAGATTGCGGCGGATTTCGTGCGCCAGTGGTCCGCTTTCGACGTGGTGGCTACCCCTGCCATGGCTTCGATCCCACCGAGCATCGGGCACTATACACAATCCACGGCCGATGTGGATTATATGTTGCAGTGCCAGTACGCGCCCTATACCTCGATGGTGAACGTCGCCTCAGTAGCTGCCATCACCATCCCGGTGGGTCACTCCAAGGAGGGGTTACCAATGAGTATTCAGCTGATTTCCCCGCGCTCCGACGAGGGGCTGCTGCTCGCGCTGGCCGCTCAGATACAGCTGTGA
- a CDS encoding peptide MFS transporter, producing the protein MSTATTSTQASGKTFFGHPGALASLFSVEMWERFSFYGMQGLLAYYMYYSVTDGGLGMDQALALSLVGAYGGAVYLSTILGAWLSDRLYGSERVLFFSAIAIMIGHIGLALLPGYTGLVIGLIFVAVGSGGLKANAVALVGSLYSKDDPRIDAGFSLFYMGVNIGGLLGPLLTGWLQVAYGFHIGFAAAAVGMGIGLGIYAVGRKNLPESGRIPSNPLPAAERKRYVVIFAAVIVLIVAAFVSKIVTPENLASTIAYVVIAASIIYFALILRSKKVDATERKQVWAFIPFYIGSAAFWALFQQQFTFIAAYSDQRLDRHLGSWEMPPSWVTSINPVFIIIFAGIFAALWTKLGKRQPRTSMKFGLALVVVGAAFLLFIPLESFVKTPLLALVGILLLCTFAELLLSPVGQAIATKLAPASFGTQMIALFFLSVSLGTTLSGVLAGYYTEGNEIPYFIAMGGTAVVLGVAMMAATPALKKLMGPIL; encoded by the coding sequence ATGTCTACTGCAACAACGAGCACCCAAGCTTCCGGGAAGACCTTCTTCGGCCATCCCGGCGCGCTCGCAAGCCTCTTCAGCGTGGAAATGTGGGAACGCTTCTCTTTCTACGGCATGCAGGGCTTGCTGGCTTACTACATGTACTACTCGGTCACCGACGGTGGCCTGGGAATGGACCAGGCCCTGGCCCTGTCCCTGGTCGGCGCCTACGGCGGCGCCGTTTACCTGTCCACCATTCTGGGCGCATGGCTCTCTGACCGCCTGTACGGTTCGGAACGGGTCCTGTTCTTCTCCGCTATAGCGATCATGATCGGCCACATCGGCCTGGCGCTTCTGCCTGGCTACACCGGACTGGTTATCGGCCTGATCTTCGTAGCAGTCGGCTCCGGCGGCCTGAAGGCCAACGCCGTGGCCCTGGTCGGTTCCCTGTATTCCAAGGACGATCCACGCATCGACGCCGGCTTCTCCCTGTTCTACATGGGCGTGAACATCGGTGGCCTGCTTGGCCCACTGCTCACCGGTTGGCTGCAGGTTGCCTACGGCTTCCACATCGGCTTCGCTGCCGCAGCAGTTGGCATGGGCATCGGCCTGGGCATCTACGCGGTGGGACGCAAGAACCTTCCGGAATCCGGACGCATCCCAAGCAACCCGCTGCCAGCCGCTGAGCGCAAGCGCTACGTGGTCATCTTCGCTGCCGTGATCGTTCTGATCGTCGCCGCTTTCGTATCCAAGATCGTGACCCCGGAAAACCTGGCAAGCACCATCGCCTACGTGGTCATCGCCGCTTCGATCATCTACTTCGCACTGATCCTGCGCAGCAAGAAGGTTGACGCCACCGAGCGCAAGCAGGTCTGGGCGTTCATTCCGTTCTACATCGGTTCGGCTGCCTTCTGGGCCCTGTTCCAGCAGCAGTTCACCTTCATCGCTGCCTACTCGGACCAGCGTCTCGACCGCCACTTGGGCAGCTGGGAAATGCCGCCGAGCTGGGTCACCTCGATCAACCCGGTCTTTATCATCATCTTCGCCGGCATCTTCGCCGCGTTGTGGACCAAGCTGGGCAAGCGCCAGCCGCGCACTTCGATGAAGTTCGGCCTGGCATTGGTAGTTGTGGGTGCGGCCTTCTTGCTGTTCATCCCGCTGGAATCCTTCGTGAAGACCCCGCTGCTGGCACTGGTGGGCATCTTGCTGCTGTGCACCTTTGCCGAGCTGCTGCTTTCGCCAGTGGGCCAGGCCATTGCCACCAAGCTGGCTCCGGCCTCTTTCGGCACCCAGATGATCGCATTGTTCTTCCTGTCGGTTTCGCTGGGCACCACCCTGTCGGGTGTGCTGGCCGGCTACTACACCGAGGGCAACGAGATCCCGTACTTCATCGCCATGGGCGGCACCGCTGTCGTCCTGGGTGTTGCCATGATGGCAGCTACCCCGGCCCTGAAGAAGCTGATGGGCCCGATCCTCTAG
- the pgm gene encoding phosphoglucomutase (alpha-D-glucose-1,6-bisphosphate-dependent) produces the protein MAHLRAGEPATVSDLINLQEVLDAYSSITPSASNPGQAVIFGTSGHRGSSLNGTFNEAHIAAITQAVVDYRNGAGITGPMYVGKDSHALSEPAYRTALEVLAGNGVTVLAEDGLTPTPAVSHAILVHNAEGGEQADGLIITPSHNPPADGGIKYNPPHGGPAESEITGPIAARANELLANGQIKRGEPSARPFDFRELYITDLAAVIDFKAIAASGISIGADPLGGASVHYWGEIGRRYGLNLEVVNESVDPRFGFMTLDKDGKIRMDCSSAHAMASLVANREKYDIATGNDADADRHGIVTPDAGLMNPNHFLAVAIDYLLTHREHWPADAQLGKTLVSSVLIDKVVASHGRTLREVPVGFKYFVEPLSSGMVAFCGEESAGASFLDFSGKAFSTDKDGLMLALLASEIRAVTGKSPSQLHAQLVQRHGASFYDRFDAPADREQKALLSKLDASMVAATELAGDTITAKVTEAAGFAIGGLKVSSEHAWFAARPSGTEDIYKIYAESTKSPEHLQQVLAEARVIVDAALAG, from the coding sequence GTGGCACACCTTCGAGCTGGAGAACCAGCAACCGTATCCGACCTGATTAATCTTCAGGAGGTGCTCGATGCCTACAGCAGCATCACGCCTTCGGCCAGCAACCCCGGACAAGCGGTCATCTTCGGCACCTCAGGGCACCGCGGTTCCTCGCTGAACGGCACCTTCAACGAAGCGCATATCGCGGCGATTACCCAGGCTGTGGTGGACTACCGCAACGGCGCTGGGATCACCGGCCCGATGTACGTGGGCAAGGACAGCCACGCACTGTCCGAGCCTGCCTACCGCACTGCGCTGGAGGTGCTGGCAGGCAACGGCGTCACGGTGCTGGCTGAAGACGGACTGACGCCCACCCCTGCCGTGAGCCATGCAATCCTGGTGCATAACGCCGAGGGCGGCGAGCAGGCAGACGGCTTGATCATCACGCCTTCGCACAATCCGCCAGCCGACGGCGGCATCAAGTACAACCCACCGCATGGCGGCCCGGCCGAATCCGAGATCACCGGGCCCATTGCCGCCCGCGCCAATGAGCTATTGGCCAACGGCCAGATCAAGCGAGGCGAGCCAAGCGCCCGTCCGTTCGACTTCCGCGAGCTGTACATCACCGACTTGGCTGCAGTCATCGACTTCAAGGCCATCGCAGCCTCGGGCATTTCCATCGGAGCGGACCCGCTGGGCGGAGCTTCGGTGCATTACTGGGGCGAAATCGGCCGCCGCTATGGCTTGAATCTGGAAGTGGTCAACGAATCCGTTGACCCGCGCTTCGGCTTCATGACCCTTGATAAAGATGGCAAGATCCGCATGGACTGCTCCTCGGCCCACGCCATGGCCTCCTTGGTGGCCAACCGCGAGAAGTACGACATCGCCACCGGCAACGATGCGGATGCAGACCGCCACGGCATCGTCACCCCGGATGCAGGGCTGATGAATCCGAACCACTTCCTGGCCGTGGCCATCGACTACCTGCTGACCCATCGCGAGCACTGGCCAGCAGATGCGCAGCTCGGCAAAACCCTGGTCTCGTCGGTGCTTATCGACAAGGTGGTGGCCTCCCACGGCCGGACGCTGCGCGAGGTGCCTGTCGGGTTCAAGTACTTCGTTGAACCGCTGTCTTCAGGAATGGTCGCTTTCTGCGGTGAGGAGTCCGCTGGGGCGAGCTTCCTGGACTTCTCCGGCAAGGCGTTCAGCACCGATAAGGATGGGTTGATGCTGGCTCTGCTGGCGTCCGAGATCCGTGCGGTCACCGGCAAGAGCCCAAGCCAGCTGCATGCGCAGCTGGTCCAGCGCCATGGCGCAAGCTTCTATGACCGCTTCGATGCGCCGGCTGATCGCGAGCAGAAGGCGTTGCTCTCCAAGCTGGATGCCTCGATGGTGGCCGCCACCGAGCTGGCCGGCGACACGATTACCGCCAAGGTGACGGAAGCTGCTGGCTTCGCCATTGGCGGACTGAAGGTCTCCAGTGAGCACGCATGGTTTGCCGCGCGCCCATCGGGCACAGAAGACATCTACAAGATCTATGCAGAATCAACAAAATCACCCGAGCATCTGCAGCAGGTGCTGGCTGAAGCTCGGGTGATTGTTGATGCTGCGCTAGCTGGCTAG